From the genome of Perca flavescens isolate YP-PL-M2 chromosome 12, PFLA_1.0, whole genome shotgun sequence, one region includes:
- the pcyt1aa gene encoding choline-phosphate cytidylyltransferase A produces the protein MEAQSSSGLLLSRKRRREATIRETEEGEKLGKIPRCTVGLKHPAPFADELVPVDDKPYVRVSMEEAKRGTHPNRPVRVYADGIFDVFHSGHARALMQAKCLFPNTHLIVGVCSDDLTHKYKGFTVMNEDERYDAISHCRYVDEVVRNAPWTLTPEFLTKHRIDFVAHDDIPYSSAGSDDVYKHIKEAGMFAPTQRTEGISTSDIITRIVRDYDVYVRRNLQRGYTAKELNVSFINEKKYHLQERVDKVKRKVRDVEEKSKEFVQKVEEKSIDLIQKWEEKSREFIGNFLQMFGPEGALKHMLKEGKGRMLQAISPRHSPNSSPTREERSPSPTFRLPFFTKTSPPPSPPPPPHPSGARGYLISEDDDEDDEN, from the exons ATGGAGGCCCAAAGCTCCAGCGGGCTGCTGCTGTccagaaagaggagaagagaggccACCATTCGGGAGACCGAGGAGGGAGAGAAGCTCGGGAAAATCCCCAGATGTACTGTG GGATTGAAGCACCCTGCACCTTTTGCAGATGAGCTGGTGCCAGTTGATGATAAACCCTATGTAAGAGTCAGCATGGAGGAGGCTAAGAGGGGAACACATC CTAACAGACCAGTGCGCGTGTACGCAGACGGCATCTTTGACGTTTTCCACTCGGGTCATGCCAGGGCACTCATGCAGGCCAAATGCCTCTTCCCAAATACACACCTCATTGTAGGAG TGTGCAGTGATGACTTGACCCACAAATACAAGGGCTTCACGGTGATGAATGAGGATGAGCGATACGACGCCATCAGTCACTGTCGCTACGTGGACGAAGTGGTGCGAAACGCTCCCTGGACGCTGACGCCAGAGTTCCTCACAAAACATCGC ATTGACTTTGTGGCCCACGACGACATCCCATACTCCTCAGCAGGCAGTGATGACGTGTACAAGCACATCAAGGAAGCTG GTATGTTCGCTCCCACCCAGCGGACCGAGGGCATCTCCACCTCTGACATCATCACACGCATAGTCCGGGACTACGACGTGTACGTCAGACGCAACCTGCAGAGAGGATACACAGCCAAGGAGCTCAACGTCAGCTTCATTAAC GAGAAGAAGTACCACCTGCAGGAGCGCGTGGACAAGGTGAAGAGAAAGGTCCGTGACGTGGAGGAGAAGAGCAAAGAGTTTGTCCAGAAGGTGGAGGAAAAGAGCATCGACCTCATCCAGAAATGGGAGGAGAAGTCCAGGGAGTTCATCGGCAACTTCCTGCAGATGTTTGGCCCCGAGGGAGCTCTG AAGCACATGCTGAAGGAAGGGAAGGGCCGCATGCTGCAGGCCATCAGCCCAAGGCACAGCCCCAACAGCAGCCCCACCCGCGAGGAGCGCTCCCCCTCACCCACCTTCCGTCTCCCCTTCTTCACCAAGACCTCCCCGCCTCCgtcgccgccgccgccgccccACCCCAGCGGAGCCCGCGGATACCTCATCAGCGAGGACGACGACGAGGATGACGAAAACTAG